The genomic window ACCGGTGCGACGTTGGAATCGATTTCCTTGCCGTCGACAACCATCTTGGCAACGCCCTTGCAGACGTGCTTCGGGTTCTTCACGGAGATTTCGTAGGTAGCGCCACGGAACTTACGGGTCACCTTGAATTCGCCCCATGCGGAAGGAATGCAAGGATTGATGATCAGGCCCTTGAAGCTAGCGCGAACACCGATGATGAACTGGGTAGCAGCCTGGTAGGTCCAGGAAGAGGTACCGGAGAGCCATGCGTTACGGCCCATACCGAACTGCTTGTGTTCGTCACCGAGGATGTTCTGCGGATAGCAGTACGGTTCGGATTCGAATTCGTCCAGCTTGACGTTCTTTGCAGCGGGGTTGATCTGGTTGTAGTACTGGAATGCCTTGTCGCCACGGCCAAGGATGGTTTCAGCGATCATCACCCACGGGTTGGTGTGGAGGAAGATACCGCCGTTTTCCTTTGCTCCAGGAGGATAGGTGGAGATGCCACCAACGGTCGGATCGAAGCCGCGGTAACCCGGAGTAGAGCTCTTCACACCGTTAGCAGTGTTCAGGAGCTTGTTCAGGCTGTCCATGCCCTGTACTGCGCGATCGCCGTAAGCGATGCCAGAAATCACAGACCAAGACTGGCTGTTGCAATAGATCTTGCCGTACTTAGCCTTGTTGGTACCGTAAGCGGTGCCGTCCTTGCCGAACCAGCGGATCCACCACTTGCCGTCCCAAGAACTGTCGTTGAAGGCCTTCTTGATTTCTTCGTACCACTTCTTGTACATGTCCAGGGACTTCTTGTCGCCGAGAGCTTCGCAGATGTCCATCATTTCCAGAAGGGCCTTTGCGTACAAGCCGGAGTTGAAGTTGGATTCTGCACCCAGCGGGAGGTTCATGCAGTCGTTCCAGTCAGCGAAGCCGAGGAGCGGAAGACCATGCTTACCCATGTGAGAATGGGTGAATTCGAGAGAACGCTTGAGGTGTTCGAGGACAGTGCCCTTCGGACGGTCTGCGCGCTTCTTGCCAGCAACGTAGAACGGAATTTCTTCGTCGAGGAGAGCGAGCTTGCCAGTTTCCTTGAGGTAGTTGGCAACAGTGAGAACGATCCACAGATGGTCGTCACCGTACCAGTCGGCATACATCGGATTGCCCTTTTCGTCCTTGACGCCAGCCTTTTCGCGGGAGTCACCGGCGTTAGCTTCGTTGCCGTTGTCTTCAGCAAGAGCGAGCGGAGCGTACTGGTGCATTGCGTTACCTTCGGGGCGCTGTACGGAGAGAAGGTTCTTGGCCAGTTCCAGAGCTTCTTCCGGCATGTGGCTCATAACGCCCATGAGGTCCTGGCTGGAGTCACGGTAACCGATACCGCGGCTGGTGCCGTAGCCCAGCTGGTACAGGGACAGGTAGCGAGACCAGTTCTTGGTGGTGTGGCACTGACGGGGGTTGTGCACGTTCACCATGGAGTTGAATGCTGCATCCGGGGTTTCCACCTGGATGGTAGAGAGGTACTTGACCCAGAACTGAGCCAGTTCTGCGAAAGCCTTGTCGACGTTCTTGAGGTCGCGGTACTTCTTGATAGCCTTGTTAGCAACCTTGAGAGACTGTTCCTGACCGAGCTGAGTGCAGGTACGGAAAGTCTTGCCGGCAGCAACCTTGCCAGCGTGAATCATGAGAGCAGCGATGTTGTCGCCACGGTCGCATTCAGAGTTGGAAAGTTCCTTGTTGCCGAGGGACAGCGGAGCAGCCCAGGAGCCCATTTCGTTGGAGCCGAGGAATACGCGGCGGTCGCCATCGAAGGAGGAAACCTTACCGTTGGCGGTAACGTAGTTCACGGCGAAGTCACGCTTCATGTAAGCGTACTGTTCGAGAACCAGGCAGCCATCCTTTTCCGGATGAGCCTTGAGGGTCATGGTCTGGGGAACCCAGTCAGCGTTGGTGAGCTGCTTTTCAGCTTCGAAGTGGCTGAATTCGTAAACGGGAACAATATCAATTTCCTTAGCGGCCTTAGAGATATTGGTAACCTGGATGTCCTGGAGGAGGGTGTTGGATCCGGTCGGAACGAAGATAGTGACCTGAGTGCGAACGCCCTGGCATTCAGCAATCCAACGCATGTAGGACAGACCCACGTGGCATTCCCACTTGTCCATCTTGGTGAGGGTCGGAACCACGAACGGAGAGAACACGCTGTAGCCGCCCTTAGCATCCTTAACGCGGATGTAAACAGTGCTTGCCTTGAAGTCAGAGCAGGGCATCTGAGCGATGTACTTGGTAATACGGTTCAGAGCGGGGTCGCCCTTGCAAACCAGGGTACCACCGGTAGTATCAACAATACCACCGAAGTTCAGGGTACCAACGTAGTTGCACCACTTGATCGGGGTTGCCGGGTTGGTGAGAACGTATTCTTTAGCAGCGTCATCGAAGTAACCGTACTTGGCGGCGGCCTTAGCGGACACCTTCTTTGCAGCGGGCTTCTTTGTCTTTGTTGTAGCCATTGTATCTCCGTTAGAGAGGGGTTGTGTATAAAAGGGGTTAGGATTTAGGGGCTAGGGGTTAGGGGCGCTGGTTAAGAACGTTTCCATAATCCTTATGCAACTAAATTCCTCTTATGGTTAAAATCTAGAAATAAAAAGTGCAGCGGGAGAAACAAATCTCCCCCGTTGCGTATACATTTGTTTTACTTTTCAGCGGAACCCTCACCTTCGGGCTTCTGGTTAAAGTTTTCGAAGGGGCGGTTACCGAAGTTGATGTAGAAGTAGCCATCCAGCTTCTTGTTGCGGACAGGGTCACGCAAAATGCCGATAGCGGCGCGGACATACTTCAATTCCACCAGAATATGATCGCGGGACATGCAGTTCAGGAACGGACCTTCCGGATAGAGAGTGGGCTTCGGTTCTTCTGCAATCATCTTTTCAAGATTTTCAATTTCGGCCACCAGTCGGCGTTCATGAGCTTCCAGAGTACGGATCAGTTCCTTGTTGTCAGCGCCAAACAGGAACGCAAAACCCAAGGTACGAGGATCGTCGTTAAAGCCGGTCAGGTGTCTCAGGACTTCCTTCTTCAGCACGTCACGACCCTTGTCAGTAATATTGAACACCACGCGTTCCGGACGGTTGCCGTCGCGTTCGGTACGGCCCACAATGCAGCCGTTCTTTTCAAGGGTAGTCAATCGATTGTAGACGGTAGAAGTGCTCAAGTTGGCCCAGCGGTCCAATTCACGTTCGCGGACTTCGGTAATAATGTCGTAACCACTGCGTTCGTGTTCAAGAATAAGACCCAACAGTACCAAGTCATATCGATTCATTTGCCCATTCCTCTTCTATTTTTGCCAAATTCGGGAATTCATCGTTCTGTGATAATAAAATTTAGCATTATTCCAACTTGGAATATACCTAAAATTTTACAAAGTGGAACATTTTCTTAAAAAAAATTGAAAAAAGTAATAACGGAAATAAATCTTCTGAACAAAAAAGCCTCGCTCTGAGTAGAACGAGGTTTTGAACTTCTTCTGGAGAATCTGAGTTATCGCTTCTTGGGCATCTTGGACTTGGCGATGATCATGAAAAGCATGGTCAAAAAACCGCCGGTTACCAGCATGGCGGAGGCGCTGACTGCAATATTCCCCATGCCCACAATGGGACTTGCAATACCACCCATGAGGAAGCCTGCGGCACCCATGGCGGCAGAAGCGGTTCCTGCATTCTTGCGTTCCGCATTTAGGGCCAATGCGCTGGCCGGCGGCTGCATCAGACCGAACATGAATGTGGTTGCCATAAAGGACACCTGGAGCAAGGGCAGCGGTGCGTGGGTCTGCAAACAGGCGGCCACGGCAAGGGATGCCACAAAAATACCAAAGCCTGCGATTTTAATGGCCGTACGGTCACTACGGATCTTGCCGGAAGTGGCGCATCCAATAGCAGTACACAGGGCGATCAAAGCAAAGCAAAGACTAAAACCGATGGGGCTCAGTCCATAAAGCTTCTGGAAAATGAAGGGCGATGCGGCGATATAGCCGAACAGCACAATCATGGAAGCGGAACAAACCAGGAAGTAGCGGACGAATTCCCCATTACGGAAAACTTCACCGTACAGCGTAAAGCTTGCCAAAATGGACTTCTGGCTACGGCGATGAACCGGCAGGGATTCCTGGAACTTGCCCGCCATAAACAGCAGCACAAAACCATAGAGAAGCAGAACTGCGAAAGTTCCCTTCCAGCTCATGAAGTTCAGCAGGAAGCCGCCCAACACAGGAGCCACAATGGGGGCAACCCCATTCACGGCGCTTACCATAGCCAGGAACTTGGTAAGCACAGGGCCGCGGTAAGAATCTGCGGAAACGGAGCGTGCAATCACGATACCGCCAGATGCTGCAAGACCTTGAATCAGACGGAAGATGTTAAAGAGAGTGATATCCGGGGCATAAATACAAGCGCAGGTACCCGCCACAAATAGGATGAGGCAAATCACCAGCAGGCGCTTACGACCATACTTGTCACTTAGCGGGCCAATAAACAACTGGCCAATAGAAAGTCCCAGCATGCTCATAGTCAAACTCAGCTGGGAGGCCGATGGCGTAGCCTTGAAGTAATCAGCAAGATTTGGCAAAGCCGGCAGGTAGAGGTCAGTAACGAAGGGCCCGAAGGCAGAAAGCATTCCCAGGAGGAACATCAAGAACGTGAATTTGGACTTGGAACTCACGAAACAATCCTTATAAAATCAACTGGAGTCTTACACCAAACATCGGTTTCTCGTTGATTTCGCGGGCCAACGATAGAAATTTTCAGAAGTTCGTTCAAGGGGATTGCGCAGCGCTCATCACAAACTCAGTTATAATGCCCTTCTACAACACGAGAATTCACCCCTAATTTCTCAGTTTTTCGACCGTTATCTAGAGGCGTAAAATCTACAACTCGCTGAACAACTCTATCTAAAACATTTTCCCAGTTCTCCCTATCCATCGCAAAGGCAAACGTATCGTCAACTCTAGCATTGCCATAAGCCAACAAACGATCATCCTCTATCGAGAAAATGCTATAGAACAGAGTTGCGTTCAATCTTGGCTTACCCGCGCAGTTTTGCCTGGCGTTGGGCTCAACATCCCTCCAAAAACGTAGGGAATCAATAGTGACAACAAGTCCAGAAAGACTATCTAACTTGTCCCGCTTAAAATATGGGATTTTCATATCCTTGCCGTCCCAATTTACAAGTTTCGGCTCCACATCCTCATCAGAAATAGACCTAACATAAGGAGTCGCAGCAAAATACTGATTAAAAGCCCTTTCCAGATAAGACACGTACCATAGCCTAAAGCTTTTAAACGAGCCAAAATCATCCAGAACATCGCTCTCGTTATCCACAAAAGGTTCCGTCGCAAGAATCGTAATAGAGCTGGGAGGAGCAAACCAAGCGGGATCAGCAAACTTCCTGGAAGATCCGCCACACCCCGTAAAAAAAACAAGCGCAAAAGAAACCAATAAAAGGAAAGCACATTTTTTCATCACCCAACAAACCTCTTATGGATTTCTGCTTTCCAGATCAACCCGAAAGACAAGATGTGAATCAACAACATCCTTTACAACAGGGATTTCCATTGACTTCTTGAATAAAATTTTTGATTCGCTAACATCGCTATAAAGGATTGCCGTATATTTTTTGTCACTCCTGTTATAAACGATAGAAAGCCCCTGATACGGGACGCCGTCTCTATACCACAGAATCATGTCATCGTCGTATTCAGATTCTTCAAGAGCGTACGACGGGCGGGTGATTTCTATCCGGCGCACAGACTGTTTCAGAGAATCCCCAGAAACTTCCGGTGTAGCCACATCAAATCTGCTACCGGAAAATACAATTTCGTCATTTCGGGATTCGTCCTGAACAGTTTCGTTCACAACAATTCGGAAAAAATTTCCGTATTGACTGCTGCAGCCCGACAACAGGGCAATACAAGAAAATAAAGCTATAACACCTAACCGCATGTACACAATATAAATAAAAAACGGCTCGCAACTGTTAAGCTGCGAAC from Fibrobacter sp. UWR4 includes these protein-coding regions:
- a CDS encoding PadR family transcriptional regulator, which produces MNRYDLVLLGLILEHERSGYDIITEVRERELDRWANLSTSTVYNRLTTLEKNGCIVGRTERDGNRPERVVFNITDKGRDVLKKEVLRHLTGFNDDPRTLGFAFLFGADNKELIRTLEAHERRLVAEIENLEKMIAEEPKPTLYPEGPFLNCMSRDHILVELKYVRAAIGILRDPVRNKKLDGYFYINFGNRPFENFNQKPEGEGSAEK
- a CDS encoding GH36-type glycosyl hydrolase domain-containing protein; this translates as MATTKTKKPAAKKVSAKAAAKYGYFDDAAKEYVLTNPATPIKWCNYVGTLNFGGIVDTTGGTLVCKGDPALNRITKYIAQMPCSDFKASTVYIRVKDAKGGYSVFSPFVVPTLTKMDKWECHVGLSYMRWIAECQGVRTQVTIFVPTGSNTLLQDIQVTNISKAAKEIDIVPVYEFSHFEAEKQLTNADWVPQTMTLKAHPEKDGCLVLEQYAYMKRDFAVNYVTANGKVSSFDGDRRVFLGSNEMGSWAAPLSLGNKELSNSECDRGDNIAALMIHAGKVAAGKTFRTCTQLGQEQSLKVANKAIKKYRDLKNVDKAFAELAQFWVKYLSTIQVETPDAAFNSMVNVHNPRQCHTTKNWSRYLSLYQLGYGTSRGIGYRDSSQDLMGVMSHMPEEALELAKNLLSVQRPEGNAMHQYAPLALAEDNGNEANAGDSREKAGVKDEKGNPMYADWYGDDHLWIVLTVANYLKETGKLALLDEEIPFYVAGKKRADRPKGTVLEHLKRSLEFTHSHMGKHGLPLLGFADWNDCMNLPLGAESNFNSGLYAKALLEMMDICEALGDKKSLDMYKKWYEEIKKAFNDSSWDGKWWIRWFGKDGTAYGTNKAKYGKIYCNSQSWSVISGIAYGDRAVQGMDSLNKLLNTANGVKSSTPGYRGFDPTVGGISTYPPGAKENGGIFLHTNPWVMIAETILGRGDKAFQYYNQINPAAKNVKLDEFESEPYCYPQNILGDEHKQFGMGRNAWLSGTSSWTYQAATQFIIGVRASFKGLIINPCIPSAWGEFKVTRKFRGATYEISVKNPKHVCKGVAKMVVDGKEIDSNVAPVFTSGVHKVEVVLG
- a CDS encoding multidrug effflux MFS transporter → MSSKSKFTFLMFLLGMLSAFGPFVTDLYLPALPNLADYFKATPSASQLSLTMSMLGLSIGQLFIGPLSDKYGRKRLLVICLILFVAGTCACIYAPDITLFNIFRLIQGLAASGGIVIARSVSADSYRGPVLTKFLAMVSAVNGVAPIVAPVLGGFLLNFMSWKGTFAVLLLYGFVLLFMAGKFQESLPVHRRSQKSILASFTLYGEVFRNGEFVRYFLVCSASMIVLFGYIAASPFIFQKLYGLSPIGFSLCFALIALCTAIGCATSGKIRSDRTAIKIAGFGIFVASLAVAACLQTHAPLPLLQVSFMATTFMFGLMQPPASALALNAERKNAGTASAAMGAAGFLMGGIASPIVGMGNIAVSASAMLVTGGFLTMLFMIIAKSKMPKKR